The genomic interval CAGGCGTGAGCCGGTGCGTCCGCAGAGCTCAACGAGCTGGACCCGAAAGTGGTATTTGGGGGGTGAGGAGGGGGGTTGGAGGGGGCTGGGCTGATATGGGGGCGGGTGCGGCCGGTGGGGCGGGTCGGGGACTGGTGGGGTGGGCGGTTGCGGAGGGTTTGGCCGGGTGCGGGTGCCTGCGGCGCTGTTCCCCTACCCTTCCCCGAGCTCTCGACTTCGTTCGAGCAGGGGAGACCCCATTCTTCCCGGCTGCGACATTTTGCGGCTGCCGCCGCGGGGGGGCTCCGCCCCAGACCCCGCTCCTCGAACTCCCCCAAGGGCTACGTCCAGGGGGACCCCCGGGGGGCTGGTAATCCAGCCTCTCCGGGGGTCTGGGGGCTTGCCCCCAGTTTGGGGAAGGGGCGGGGTGGGGCAAGAGCCGGGGCCTCAAGGCCTCAGGCGCGTCAGAGGCCCCGTACCGCCAGCGCGCGGCGCAGGTCGTCGAGTTGGTCTACGAGTTTGCGGCGCAGGGCCGGGATCATTTCGTTGTCGCGTACGAAGTCCTCGCCGAGGCGCAGGGATTCCGGGTCGACGGCGAACGCGGGGAATGCGTAACGGCCTGCTGCTTCAGCGATGGCGGGGCCTCGGCGGTCGGCGGTCGCAGTCGCGTCGCGGTAGTAGCGGGTGATGTAGGGCCGTACGAGGTCGGCCTGTTCGGGCTGCCAGAAGCCCTGGGCCGTGGCGGTGAAGAGGTAGTTGGAGAGGGTGTCGTCCTCGAACATGCGGGCCCAGGCGGCGGCCTTGGTCGCGGCGTCCGGGAGCGCGGCGCGGCAGCGGGCGGCACCTTCCTGGCCGGTGGCGCTGGGGTCGCGGTCGAGTTCGGCGGCGATGGCGGTTTCGTCGGTGGCGCCGAGGACGGCGAGGCGGCGCAGGATGCGCCAGCGCAGTTCGGGGTCGAGTTCGGGGCCGCCGGGGATGCTGCCGGAGGTGAGCCAGTCGTGGATGGCTTCGGGCCGGGTGGCTGCGTCGATGAAGTGGCGTACGGCGGTGAGGCGCAGGCCCGGTGCGTTGCCGTCCTCTGTGCGGCGGATGAGGTCGCGGCAGATGGAGGTGAGGGTGGCGAGGGCGGCGGGGCGGCCGGTGGCGTCGAGGTAGCGGTCGGTGATCTGGGTGGCGGCGAAGCCGAGGACGCCCTGGACGATGGCGAGGTCTGTCTCGTGCGGGAGGTGGGCGCCGGCGGTGGCCAGGTAGGCGGCGGGTTCGAGTTCGCCGTCGCGGACCATGTCGCGCAGGCAGTTCCATACGACGGCGCGGGTGAGGGGGTCGGGGACGCCGGAGAGGGTGCGCAGTACCCGTTCCTCGGATTCGTCGTCGAGGCGGACCTTGGCGTAGGTGAGGTCGCCGTCGTTGAGGATGACGAGGGCGGGGCGGCGGCCGGGTCGTACGGTCACGGACTCGCCCTGGGGTACGTCGATTTCGAATCGTTCGCGCAGGACGAGGTTTTGGCCGTCGACCAGGTCGTGGTCGTAGGCGCCGATGGCGATGCGGTGGGGGCGGTTGCCGTCCTGGTCGACGGTGAGGTGCCAGTAGCCGTCGGATTCGACGGGCCGGGGGGTGAGGGTGTCGACGCCGGTGGTGCGCAGCCACCGCTCGGCCCAGGCGTGGACGTCGCGGTCGGTGGCGGAGGCGAGGTTGTCGATGAAGTCGGCGAGGGTGGCGTTGGCGAATTTGTGGCGGGCGAAGTGGGTGTTGATGCCGGCCAGGAAGTCCTTTTCGCCGAGCCAGGCGACGAGCTGGCGGAGGGCGGAGGCGCCCTTGGCGTAGGAGATGCCGTCGAAGTTGAGCATGGCGGACGCGGTGTCGGGGACGGCGTCCGGGTCGGGGGCGACGGGGTGGGTGGAGGGGCGTTGGTCGGCGTCGTATCCCCAGCCCTTGCGGGCGACGGCGAAGTCGGTCCAGGTGTCGGCGAAGCGCG from Streptomyces spiramyceticus carries:
- the pepN gene encoding aminopeptidase N, with translation MSVLTRDEAQTRAQLLDVHRYTIELDLTRGDETFDSRTVIQFSAHTAGDTFVELKPAVLRNVTLDGQPLDPEALAENRLALTGLTPGEHELRIEADMHYSRTGEGMHRFTDPTDGETYVYTQLFMEDVQRVFAAFDQPDLKAAFALTVTAPEGWTVLGNGNAEHHGAGRWTLAPTPLISTYLVAVAAGPWHSVRTEHRGLPFGIHCRRSLAPYMNIDADEILDITRACYDRYHEKFEEPYPFDSYDQAFVPEFNAGAMENPGLVTFRDEFIYRSAVTDTERQTRAMVISHEMAHMWFGDLVTLQWWDDIWLNESFAEYMGYQTLTEATRFADTWTDFAVARKGWGYDADQRPSTHPVAPDPDAVPDTASAMLNFDGISYAKGASALRQLVAWLGEKDFLAGINTHFARHKFANATLADFIDNLASATDRDVHAWAERWLRTTGVDTLTPRPVESDGYWHLTVDQDGNRPHRIAIGAYDHDLVDGQNLVLRERFEIDVPQGESVTVRPGRRPALVILNDGDLTYAKVRLDDESEERVLRTLSGVPDPLTRAVVWNCLRDMVRDGELEPAAYLATAGAHLPHETDLAIVQGVLGFAATQITDRYLDATGRPAALATLTSICRDLIRRTEDGNAPGLRLTAVRHFIDAATRPEAIHDWLTSGSIPGGPELDPELRWRILRRLAVLGATDETAIAAELDRDPSATGQEGAARCRAALPDAATKAAAWARMFEDDTLSNYLFTATAQGFWQPEQADLVRPYITRYYRDATATADRRGPAIAEAAGRYAFPAFAVDPESLRLGEDFVRDNEMIPALRRKLVDQLDDLRRALAVRGL